Genomic window (Rhododendron vialii isolate Sample 1 chromosome 4a, ASM3025357v1):
TACTTTTTTAGAGTTCCATAAATCATTCTGTTTGGTGATTTGATTGATAGCTGTCTTTGTGGCATTGTTAAATTATATTCCGGGGAGCAGCTCGGCTCCAGGCATCCAATTTTGCCCATTTGTGAGTCGGGCATTGTTCAACTTTTAGAGTAATAATGTTGACATTTATGTTGATGAGATATCAACCAACACATACATTTGATTGGAACAGATTTATATCAGTAACAATGGGTTTGATTCGGAGtgacaaatatatttttttaaaagataaatGTATTATGTAATCATATTAATTGGTATTTAATCAATGAGATTTTTCAGCATGGTTTATGGAATCGACAAGGTCTAAAATTTTACCGCGTCTTTTCATCAAAGTATTCCCGGGAAGGGCCTACAAAATGGGCTTCCTTGCctgctttctttattttttcttttttggacatCCTTGCTTTGTTGATATATGCTACTTCTTGAAGTGAGCAGTGAGAATCAAACTTCATGCGTATCAATGCCACCCGTTCCCCCAACAAATATGATCACTCAAATAATCAACCGAATTTTCATTTCCAACTATGCACGTTATATCATACCAGATGATAATTGTTGACAGAAGAAGAAAACTTTTGTCAACTACTTGTCTGTTCTGCTCTCTCTAGTTTTTGTAGCAGATTCTCATACACAGGAATAAATACAATGTCAGACACGCTTGACAATCATTTCTCAATTGTAACAAGACACTAGGACTTTACAAGAACACGGATGTTGAGTATGATGCCTGCTGAAAACTTATTATTCACACAATGGCTTCTTTATTCTGTCCcttattattcacaaaatagCACTGTGATCGAGCTTACAGAGTTTTTGCCAAAGATTTGGCTATCTTCTTGGATATGCAATAAGCAGTTGACTGAATGGTGATCATCGGATTGACACCAACAGCACTAGGTAGGACACTAGCATCACAAACAAACAGGCCTTCTGCTTCCCAAGTCTCCCCATTCTCATCAACCGCGCCTTCCTTTTCGCTGACCCCCATCCGACAACTCCCCATTTGATGGGCGGAGCAGTATGTAGTCCAATTTTCCACCATCGACTTAGGTCCCTCAGCTGCATAAACATTGTCCAAAAACTCCTCCATTTCCTCTTCTGTAATCCCTTCGCATTTGATTCTCTGCCCATCGCTCTGATGAGTTCCCACCTCAACTGCTCCTGCTGCCACCAAAATCTTCAACGCTTGCCGCAACCCAGCTTTCATATTTTCTCTGTCTGATTTACCAAACTTGTAGCTTATCCTTCCTTCATGCTTAATCTCTCCAGAGCCTTGGTCCCTAACCATAGAAAACAAATGAGCAGTTCGACCATATTTAAGCATCCTGTTTTTAATATCTCGTCCAGACTCCCAAGGACATAGTGCAGCAAATTGTCCAGGCCCTAATGCAGAACTTTCTATTATCGCTCTTACGTTGAATTCATTGGACAACACTTTATGCACTGAAGTGATTATCCCGCCCTCGTAGTGTTTCCCTTTGAGCTCTGAATTTGATTCGGGAAAGTATCCCCACGCCATTAGAACAGGGTGGAGGTGAAGGTTGCGCCcaatgtgtttgttttttaaCCCACTTGAAATCAATAGGGGAGGTGTCAATAAGGAACCACATGCTGAGACTGTTACTTTGGCTTCAATATGCAGCTTCTTTGTAATGCTTTTGTTTAGACTTTTCACTATCACTCCCAAACACTTCTTTCTTCTATTTCCGCCATGCTTGTTTTCTTCTAGTATGAATCTCTCGGCTTTGCATCCCGTTATGATCACTGCACCACGATCCACAGCATCAACCAGCCAAGTGGAATCAGTACCCTTTTTGTTTCCTGTTCTACACCCAAAACAGCAAGAACCACAGTAATGACACTCTGTCGAATTTCGTGCCACACACTCAACATCTAGACCGAGTTTTTCACACCCTTTACGGAGGATTTGATTCTGAAACCCCTCTTGCTTGCATTTCTCCGTAACACCAATTCTTTCGCACACTGTTTCCATGGCAGAGAGATATTGAGGGGTTGAGAAAAGCGGGATTTTGTTCTCCTCAGCCCATTCCTGGAGCACAAACTTTGGTGTTTTGATGCATGCCGACCAGTTCACTGCCGAACCACCACCCACTGTTGATCCTGCCAAGATCATCATTTTCCCATCAAGGGTTGAGAATATTCCGCCTTTTTCGTATAGTTGATTCATGGATGGCCCTTCCAGCATGGAATAATCTGTGCTACGAAAATAGTTGCCTTTCTCGATGACAACCACTTTTTGCCCGGAGTTCGTGAGAACAGCAGCCGCGACGCCTCCACCACAACCGGAGCCCACTATTATGACGTCGCATTCGATTTTGTACTCATTTGGATGTGCAGTCACTTTGAGGCCTTTCTGTTTGAGGGTTTGTAGGAGGGCTGGCTCATTCTCATGTATGGTTTCTACTACTCCTTTTTGAAGTGGTCTGTTCTTTTGGTCTTTGGACAAGTTGTCATCAGTGCCTACTTGATACCCCAAGGCTTCCCATGTAGGATTCTCGGCATCTCCATTAACCTATAGCAAAAATGTTATGGATGCATGTAATCCAAAGTCTTGCCTTGTAGTGAGAAACACTAAAGAGATATTCCCAATGTCATTAGAGCATTTGGGTTTTGGGTAAAGAAGTATGGATGTAAAAACCAAATGAACTACTATATGGtctggtggagagagagaacatgCTTTGTACGACTGTGTCTTACGTTGTAGGTGAAATCAGAATTTTTGCTCAGGTTTCGTTTAGGTTTAGCAGATACTTCACTGAAATGAAGAGCTACAATTTTTCATTAGAGCCAATAGTGTCTTCAATCAAGCTACGTCACAAGTTTCTCTAGGTCTTCTAACtgtgaaaagaagaaagaaagcagCAGGGGGAAACTAGAATAAGCTTATGTAGAAACTGTTGTGATAGAAGTGGTCTGATTTCTGCTGGAGCTATAGTTAACTTCCACTTTAATGTCAATCCGTTGGATTCTTATCCTTGTACATTATCTCACGTGATGCACCGATCAAATTCTAGTTATCCACGTTAGTTtttcaaaacaagttttttatgTGAAAAGGATAAAAAGAGAAGACTTTTGAAAGAGCAAAATCCTTTGTCCAAATTAGCagataaattttgaaaatctgattGTTCCTAAACAATTGATTAGTTGGAGAACGAAATTTTGTCCCCGATTGGCAGACAAAAATCTGATTGCTTTTTAAATAATTGATGTTAAAAGCAAATGAAGTAATTGAGCAACAAAGTGGTAGGGTTAATGCAAAATCCTTTGTCCAAATTAGCAGACAGAACCTTTTTGAAAATCTGATTGTTCCTAAACAATTGATTAGTTGGAGAACGAAATTTGTCCCGATTGGCAGACAAAAATCTGATTGCTTTTTAAATAATTGatgttaaaagaaaataaagtagttgagctgtaacgaccctgatttttgataaataaaaatttcgttaaatatttaaattttatcttaattacttggatttgctactaaaaatttctttttaatttttataatccgtcataattagatttgaaacttataaaattatatctttcacgtcgagcaatctagtcattttctaaaaacaagtatgcttataaaaacacttgtatattttcctaacaagttagataaaatctttaaattatatttcttagctagaaatcctacttggtgagtaaggttagtttccaaccgacttgttggacaaaccaaactaccatttctcctagttacaattccctaaccctaggtggacctttttgaccgtctttgagccttatgaaaccctccgaaccctattgaaccattagaccataggagtaatcattttattcctatgtttagtcatttcaaaccctaattattaccaatattcctttaccccttggtccataattgttagggaaatttttgtcccttggttaatagacctttgacttgccaatgagcatgacaagacaagtcatacttggaatctcatcattttgcttcttttggaagcaaggctagcttgccatgcatgcacacctatgttctagtcttaaaatcctagacttactttcctagattttcttggatgtatgtagatacaagagagagagagagagagggccggatggagagagagagagagagaaaggccggatggagagagtgggatagagtgtgtgcatgagttttgattacttacacaagcaacatttatagccttaagcctatttttgaccacttgccaacccattctagtcttccaaagtacaaagctagcccatgattatattctttcttgcaagcaacctccccatagacttgacaagtcaaaaccccttcatgatggcctaagatttggcctacaaatggaagtgacaagtcatggaaggcatgGCATGATTGAAAGGCATGAGATGACaactcaatggagcaaatccatgggagaaaggagagaagggggggccgcccatagaggagggaggaggagctcaagtgttggctataaatagcaccacatgccttccattcaacttacaccatcacttcttgctctcacttctctctagaaaccatttctgtttttccaggccgCCTACTGCCCTTTGAAAAtatccatttttctcctgcttaaagtagtttttagaaccaactcccttcgggaaagttgtagagcacttcgaaaccttcaagttagacccaagaaccatccaaatcggtgaagaaatgacaaagatattggcatccgaagttcagtaaaaatctcggattcctatttccagacagcatactgtcttctcctttctcaccatttttctcctgcctaaagtagtttctaggatcaacttcttTCAcaaaagtcgtagagcacttcgagagcttcaacttcgacccaagaacgattgtattcggccaaatattgaccaagttactgccatccaaagttcggtccagatttgcaagtttcaccgcccgtagaaaatcttccaactagcttattcggccccgactagtttcggatcaaggtagattttctctactcacttccctaagtataagtagaaactctagtccaataactctacgtatagtacaGAATCTACGCtagaaagtagcatgttcttgattcaaagtatcaatatcatagataagattatctattgtttggtttcaagtagataagtttatcgtttaaaatgcatgattgtcaataagtttatctcactaatggaggtatgagcatgttagataaatgactttgtcttaaataaacatatgttgtattgaatttctcaaaaagtaagatagaacgattgccgaaaaataagattttaacgcttgatttgaagtattcatattgtgatcttttcgagcatgcttagtaatattgagttgaatgatcttgATAGTGTAGttttaatgaatgatttatgtttgtaaaaagtCTTACtgtggagtctatgcatgaaaacgtgacacggaaatcgagaaagttagaaacatgacacctagggtgtggttaacgaaaaggcgtgttttgaaaaggtgaaatgttttggaatccgcaatgtggccggacttgcccattgtgtgaggtgtgtgtgtgttccaatgggatccgggaaaaacggaaccattgtgaggttgtgtgtgtgccaatgggaacccggcgcggcggaaccattgtgaggatactcgggagaccggcgcggcggaaccgaggttgggtgtgtagcttggttatccgcggtacggagccaatgcaaatgtgtgccaatgggaacccggcgcggcggaaccattgtgaggatactcgggaacccggcgcggcggaaccgaggttgggtgtgtagcttggttatccgcggtacggagctaatgcaaatgattttgaaagttggatgtgtagcttggttatccgcggtacggagccaatgcaaatgattttgaaagttgggtgtgtagcttggttatccgcggtacggagccaatgcagatgatttttgaaaggttgttttgtaaatgaaattgtagacacagtctacgatgagtcgcgtaggagaaacccgaaaatcttggacaccaacgatagatgattaacgaatgtggatgtgtcattgttaactgtgtatatacatatcatgtggaaattgatgctTTATTATAgccttgtttgtaaattaaggttggtgggtaaggattttctattgagcgttgtagctcacggtgttgcctttttggtgaccctgacatattatatgggtggcgacgccggtataatgtgtcagacttcttAGATGAACATGATAAGATGTACACcatggaagcttttggagcagaggagcttgctaggatggaagagcaagcagagtagtgttaggaaccctagttttcttccttgttgaataaatgtaccctttccttatgatgtatttatgatgtaataatgagccagactctctttattatataataaatgcctcatttaacgtacccaaaaattgggggcgttacatgaGCAACAGAGTGGTAGGGTTAACTTATTTTCAAGAATAGTTCCTACTTGTCCTTTTTGATGAGGTCTCTTCTTTAGGTCTTGAGTTGGGATAAGTTTTCAAAGTGTCTACTCCATACCCTAACAGTTCTATTATACGAATTTTCACCTACCTTTATAAAAGTGGTATTATTGAAACGTGAAGCCCTTGCCTTGTGTTGGGAAAACTGGGGAGATTGATTTCTGATGGTGACTAATAGAATTGGAGTTCTACGTAGAAGTATGAAGTGAAAACAATAGCAGCTACTCTAACTTAGGCCTTACTAATGTTTAAACTTTAGCTAGAAAACTTGGTTAttcttgttttagtttttgttgTCACTTAGCTTACGTGGCATTTCACGTTCGACAAGTTCTTGACTTTAACTGAAGTAGAACATCTATGGAACATTGACAATCGAGCCAAATAGCCAATGGGCTCTTCAATTAATTTACACTTCAATCTAGGTTTAATTTGTACAAGTTTCTCGAGGCCTATCTGCTAATTGTGATTGTTCTTTGTCcctaattaaaaaagaaagaaagaaagaaaactgaaagatgggaaaagaaatcaacTGGtatagaaaaaatgaaaaatttgatGTATAAGTCACGGGGGTTTGTGGTTGTCTACACTCCAGTCAGCTATAGTTTACTTTCAACATTGGCATAGTTTTATTGAATTCTTATCTCTGTACATTGTTGCATGTCATCCATCGAATTAAATTGCTTGTAATGCATATATTAGTTTTCGCCgatcacaaaaaaaatgcatatattAGTTTTCCGACATGAACTTTTTAGGATAAAAGGGACTTTTTTTCAAAGAACAAAATTCTTGTCCAAATTAACAGACAAGCTTTTTCGGAAGGCAAGTGTTCCTCAACTAAAGAATGAGGTTTCTGTCTTATGTTTTATGGACGTGTCTAAATGGAATTTCGTATCAACACTTAGATGAATGTAGAGATTGGTGTTACATGGACTATTGTATTCTTCTAACAATACTTGTGCACGATTATGGGTGTGGGATATTTGTTTGGCGCCCTAACTAATTTAGGAATGTGGATACTATCTACATGATGTTTGAAGGAAAAGAAGCTTGCATTGGCTAGAAAACAAACATTTCTTGTTTGGGAGAGGTGCAACAGAAGTTCAGCAATCAGGGAGTGTTAACAGTAACTGAAACTAATGTGAGATCAAGAGTTGGGTCATGGAAGAATTTTCGTAAAAATGTGGAGAATGTTTGGCTTTGTGATCCATGGAGGATCTCCTAATAGAATCCTGGGAGGGGGGAGTATGTAGGTTGCTGGGTTGTgtctgtttccttttcttttttttttgttctggttattttttgatattgttgGAAGTTCAGTTTTGTTTAGAGCAGTGAGGGCAGCCTTCTCTTTGTGATGTTTGCCTCTGGCTTTGTTTTTTTGCTATAAAATGAATCATTTACgggaaaaaattgtaaataataTGCGCTCTTTAATATCTTTTGGTACAAGCAGATATCTTAGTCTTTTGTGAAATATTATGTGAGCATATTATACAATATACCATACAAATAACGTATACACAGGATGTGTCTCCGTATCTGTATTTGTCCTTAGATGATTATCCAATGCCCTTTACACGTGTCTAACATGGAGTACTTAATTAACTGAGAAATAGGATTAGGGAAAAGGACGTAAATCTGTGGCTCATTAATTTGTGAAATGGACCTTAACCCGTCCCATCAAGCCTTGTCAATTGTGTATTAAACTTGTACAGGTCTCTTTCCATCTGGGTTTGTAGGGCCATAACACAAGCTGTTATTACAAGCTATGTGCTTTAAGTCAAATAAACTTCTCCATATTCTTGAAATGATAATGATAAGTATAATTATAATTATAATTATGATATTAATTAAGTAATAGTAATAACTATTTCCTAGTTTGACAAGTATCCTATTCATAGTAAagaatataaatcttgtttggctgaagaaagggaaatgatataTTAGCGCGCGCTGACGCTCTTCCCTCTCACAGGTTGTAGAAGgaccaaattacccttttcTGGTCGAaatggacattttttttttcccatcagCAGCATCTGACCTAGGGACCGTGTAGTACAAGGGTGCACTACAAGGGTATGATACGCAATCTAAACTGTCTATCTTTGTGGTCAATGGTCCAggtttcaaaaagtattttacaaGTAAGATACCTATATATTACCTATAGAATACCTTTAATTTAAAtcattaaaaatacttttaaatgGCTTGGATTATGTGCTACACTCTTGTAGCGCAGGCCTGTGCACTAAAGGGTCCATGGATCCATCAGCATCCCTAAGGAAAGTATAATGTActtttttgccaaaataactAACGAGATGACACACTGACTATGAGGATTGTGCTGAAGCATATCTCCCGCAGCATAAGGTGGCCACCGGCCAGGTATTAACGGCTACAGGGGTTGCATCTAATTTTGTAAGCAATTTAACTTACAAACTTGGGCTTGactatgacttttttttttaatcaattccTCGTGTCAACGAACCTGACCAAACACGTTCTTTCTGGACTTTATTTCACTTTATACAAATTTTGCCTATTGTGTTTGTTCCTCTgttacacatacacacacacgtaTTTATATATAAGTGCACACGCATATATGTGCAGCCAATGACCGAGGTATGCCATCCAAGCACGAATACCCTCATTCAAGAGAATATTTTGGTGCAGAAACCCTCAAATTCAGGATCTTTCGCTTCACTAATTTACTGAGAAACGAAGTCATAGGCATGTATAGGTGGTCCATTTTCTGGAGTTCTGTGACATCAGGGCATTAGTTGGCTTTTAGGATAAAGATTAACCTAGTTACTGCCTCCTTAAAACATTGTCAAGAGACAGGAAGGCATATATTTATGCATTAATAAAAGAATAAGTATGTCaatatgcataatttttttaagtaaCACATGTAGGACATATTAATCTATACAATACAGAAATGGGAGAGAGAAAATCTTCCAAAGGGGAAGATTTGTACCTGGGAGAAGAATGCATAGAGACATAAGAATTTGAGAAATACGAATGCCAGTCTGATGGGTGTCAAAAACCAGTGCTTGAACCATCTTTGGatgaccctctctctcttctccaagGAGATTTGTGAGAACTTGTTGAAGAATGGCCATTTGTCACCAAAACAAAGAGAACCACAGAGCAGCAGCGTCCCCAGCCTTGTGGATAGGATGTTTAAAACCACTCTTACCAAGATCACTGCTTCAAAGAATCCTCTTTTAACTATAAGCTCAGCAACCTGGTCCCATCCCAAATAGAGGACCCACATTAGGAGACGTACAtatattcacacacacacacacatgtaatGGGATAGAGAAAATGGCTATTTCGCTATACGCGACAGAATGTTCGAAAATGCTAGGGACATATTTAAGTTTACATCATTTCTTACGTCCTCTCTCACAAGGGTTGTTGGGCGCCTTATTGAAATGTGTGCAGCTGAAAAAAGAAGGGCAAATTGAGTAGGAGGACATACTATAAGGGTTTTTGCTATAATaaggacataaatatttttccgCAAAGTCTAAAGGACATTCTATTAAGGATTTACACAAAAACCCCTCCCAAGGTTGACCGGCGTTAACCAATGTTGACCGGCTTGACCAGTGTTGACCGAGGTTGACCGGCGTtgaaagtgcttaaaaccctagggtaccctatgaaagtacctaaaactttagggtaccctatgaaagtgcttaaactgctaaaatcttataatatgaaagtgcactctaaaatcctatgaaagtgcttaaaactctagggtactctatgaaagtgACTAAAACCCTAGGGGGTATTCTATGGAAgtgcaacaagatcgaaaaacacgaaaaagaagaagacatattttgtgttagccaaataaGGCTCTTGTCTCATTTaagacaattttaaaaaaaaagaagatatttttttgtattagcCAAACAAAGCCCGTATCTCATTAATGACAATTTTATCTTTTTACGGGCTctaaactctaaaatatttttattaatggactCTACATATCACAAAAATTTAGACTGGACTAGCTCCTATGGAGTTGTTTCATTTGGACTTTCGACTCATATGCTGAAAAAAGAATGGTTAAGTTGAATATGTGATAATTAAGACTAGAGAGAGAGGTATGATTCGAAGCAGAAATATCAATACAAATTAGGAGTCGCACCTGGGGAGAATATCGACTAAGGTGGTTTGTCACATACCTTGAAGACGACAAGTAGATACATCatacaagagaaaaaaaaaagtactagaTAACAATACAAATTAGGAGTCGCACCAGGGGAGAATATCAACCAAATCGGCGTGGAATGCTGAGATACGGACCGATTATACAACCCTTTGATAGGCGAGAATggcaaaaagaataatttttatGTAGTCGATCACTATTGATATATTGAGACGTTGTTTAGGTTGGTATATGGATATATAAATAAGTATGTATACAAGTATATAAACATATtaattatatacatatatctatatatattagagagagagagagagagagagagagagagagagagagagagagagagagagagagagagagagagagagagagttgttacCTCTTCAGGGATTGAATTTTGAGAACCAGAAGTTTCGTGGAAGAATTGAATTGCCTTGTTGGTTTGGCCATCCTTTCCGGTGGCATCTAGAGAATTAACTGGCAGGGGTGGTAATATAACCTCACAGACGCTAGCTAATGACTCCATTTCAGCAGCAGAGAACCCATGACTGTACTTAtgttctctccttcctcccctCAATAAAGGATGACATGAtctttccattctctctctctctctctctctctctctctctctctctctctctctctctctct
Coding sequences:
- the LOC131324473 gene encoding long-chain-alcohol oxidase FAO1 encodes the protein MERSCHPLLRGGRREHKYSHGFSAAEMESLASVCEVILPPLPVNSLDATGKDGQTNKAIQFFHETSGSQNSIPEEVAELIVKRGFFEAVILVRVVLNILSTRLGTLLLCGSLCFGDKWPFFNKFSQISLEKRERVIQRWFKHWFLTPIRLAFVFLKFLCLYAFFSQVNGDAENPTWEALGYQVGTDDNLSKDQKNRPLQKGVVETIHENEPALLQTLKQKGLKVTAHPNEYKIECDVIIVGSGCGGGVAAAVLTNSGQKVVVIEKGNYFRSTDYSMLEGPSMNQLYEKGGIFSTLDGKMMILAGSTVGGGSAVNWSACIKTPKFVLQEWAEENKIPLFSTPQYLSAMETVCERIGVTEKCKQEGFQNQILRKGCEKLGLDVECVARNSTECHYCGSCCFGCRTGNKKGTDSTWLVDAVDRGAVIITGCKAERFILEENKHGGNRRKKCLGVIVKSLNKSITKKLHIEAKVTVSACGSLLTPPLLISSGLKNKHIGRNLHLHPVLMAWGYFPESNSELKGKHYEGGIITSVHKVLSNEFNVRAIIESSALGPGQFAALCPWESGRDIKNRMLKYGRTAHLFSMVRDQGSGEIKHEGRISYKFGKSDRENMKAGLRQALKILVAAGAVEVGTHQSDGQRIKCEGITEEEMEEFLDNVYAAEGPKSMVENWTTYCSAHQMGSCRMGVSEKEGAVDENGETWEAEGLFVCDASVLPSAVGVNPMITIQSTAYCISKKIAKSLAKTL